In Stanieria sp. NIES-3757, the DNA window CGGTGAAAATAGCAAAATGTTTGGGCAATCAATTCAGTTTAGTGGCTTTGCCAAGCAATTTTTAAACTATTTGGTTGACCAATATTACCCGTTAAGGTAATTCCTCGCTTATTAGCATGAAGATGACGAACAATTTTGTAAACCGTTTCAACTTGTTCTGGTGCTTCAGCTTGAGTTGCTAATTCTGATAAAGAGAGTGCGCGTTGAGATTTTTGAAGTACTTCGACCACACATTCTTGTAATGATAAGATTGACGCTGCTGCTTTTTTGCCTGCTTCTACACCAGGTTGATGATAAGCATTGATATTAATTAAAGAAGCATATAAACTAACTGCCCGTTCGTAGAGTGCAATTAAAGCACCAACAGTAGTTTCGTTGACCTCTGGAATCGTGATTGTAATCGAATCTCGTTGTTTTTCGTATAATGCCTGACGAGTTCCCAGTAAAAAACCAATTAAATAGTCGCCTGAAGTAATTCCTGGTTCTATTTCTACTGAGGTTGCATTTCTGTCTTTTAAGACTTCGATAAAAGTCAAGAAGAAATTGTTAACTCCTTCTCTCAGTTGTTGAACATAAGCGTGTTGATCCGTTGAACCTTTGTTGCCATAAACGGCAATACCTTGATTAACGATGTTGTCATTCAAATCTTTTTCTTTTCCTAACGATTCCATAATTAGCTGCTGTAAATAACGGCTAAATAGCAATAAACTATCTTTGTAGGGAAGAATTACCATGTCTTTTTCTCCTCTGCCATTACCAGCAAAGTACCAGGACAAGGCAAGTAAAGCTGCTGGGTTATTTTTGAGGTCAGGTTTCCTAGTCAAAGCATCCATTGCTTGAGCACCGTCTAGCATTGCCTGAATATTAATTCCTTGCAGTGCAGCAGCAACTAAACCAACAGCAGATAATTCGGAAGTGCGTCCTCCTACCCAGTCTCGCATCGGAAAAGTAGCTAACCAACCTTCTGACTTGGCTTGATTTTCTAATTGAGAACCTTTACCTGTGATAGCAAAAGCGTGAGCAGCAAAATTCAAATTATGGTCTTCATAAACTTTTTTGACTTCCAACATTCCGTTACGGGTTTCTGGAGTTCCTCCCGATTTAGAAATAATAGAAACTAAAGTACTATCTAAGCGATCGCCAATAACTGCTAAAACCCGATCTATTCCTTCGGGGTCTGTATTATCAATAAAATAAATTTTGAGGGGTGCGTCTAGAGGTGCTAAAGCTTGAGCAACAAACTGAGGTCCTAAAGCCGAACCACCAATTCCAATCGACAAAATCTGAGTAAATTTACCGCCACTAGGAGGAGCAATTTCGCCATTGTGTATCTTGTGAGCGAAATCAATAATGCTTTTTTTAGTATCAATAATATCTTGTTTTAATTCATTAGTAGGAGCTAAATTGGGATCGCGTAACCAATAGTGACCGACCATTCTTTCTTCATCGGGATTTGCGATCGCTCCTGCTTCAATGGCGGTAATATCTTTAAATGCTTTGTCAAACTTTGGCTTCATGGTTTCAACAAAAGCATCATCAAAGCTCATTCGGCTGACATCAAGATAAAAACCTAATTTCTCGTCATAGTAAAGCCAGTCTTGATAGCGTTGCCAAAGTTCAGCAGTATTCATAATCTATTAATTTAAGCGCGAGGTTTACGAAGTGGAAGAAGCTTGTGCCAGAAAAACCGAAGTTTCTTCCTCCTGTAAGTTTAATTTACGCTATCTCCAGACCTTGTTAGCTTTTAGTTTTTTTCTAATTTCTTGGAAAAAGTCTTGTAAAATTTTCTGCTTATGACGAACAAAAAGGCAAAAAAGTTCAGTAACTAATTAAAGCTACTGTTATTGTTTGGAAACTACAGTTTATTTATATTTATAATAGTCTTAACGATGGAAGATTATCGATTCTACAATACCAACTTAGATGTTCATTTTTTACACCCTCAGCAGTAGAAAAAGATTTTGCGATTGATGATTTACTTCAATATCGTCAGGAAGTAATTGGTGACGTTGCTTTTTCTGCTTACGAATATGTTCCTAATTCTTTTATTTAGTGGCTTAGTAACAATAGCCAGGCAGAAATAAACTTAAGACAGATTATTTAAGATTTATCTATGCTTCAAATTAGAGTTTTTTCTAGCTAATTTTGACTAATTTAATTTCGATTGAGGCGCGACACTGATATATTTGGTTATTATATGTTAACACTGTCTTATGCCAAATCCTATTGTTAAACCCCATCTATAATCAGAAAAACTATAAGCTAAACCAATCTATTAAAAAAAATTGGGTACTAGGAACAGGATTTGGTATTCAATAATTGTTTCTCTCACCATGATCTCTAAATAGAAAGCTCGTCGTGAGACAGAACTCGGTAAAATCAACAGAGGGAAATTAATTCATCGCTCGTAAAAAGGTAAATTTAATATGCTTGCGTTGTCTCTAATTAGTTTAGGAATTGCTACTGGAGCAATTTTTATCAGTTATAAAATTCAAGATGATGTCTTTAAAGTAGCTATGAATTCTACGGCACTCTTGTTTTTTGTAATTACCTTAATTTGCGCTCCTTGGCTTCTGAAAATGATTGTAGCAACTATTCCTTTCATTTTTACTCGTTTAAATCCGTGGTTTATGGAAAAAATGAATTAGCGCAATTGACTAGATTGAAGCAAAATTGACTATGATGGTTTTTTGCACAAGATTTTAAGATTTTCGGCAAATTCCTAGCAAAATACGGTAAAGTTACGATTAAAAATATATTGCGATCGCGTTATTAAGTTGTGAAAATAGGATTATTAGGAACAGGTTTAATGGGTCAGCCGATGGCTTTACGTTTGTTAAAGGCTAACCTTTCTGTCATAGCTTATAATCGTACTCCTTCTAAACTAGAATCGCTCAAACAAGCTGGTGCAACTATTGTTAACTCTCCAGAAGCAGTTATTGCAGCTTGTGATTGTGTTATTTTAATGCTGAGTGATGTTGCAGCTATCAAACAAGTTTTATTATCAGAATTATCTCTTCCTCATTTGGCTAATCGTACGGTCATTCAAATGGGAACTATTGCTCCTGATGAGAGTAAATCACTTCAAGAGGCGGTAATTGCTGCTGGTGGAGAATATATAGAAGCACCAGTTTTAGGTAGTATTCCTCAAGTACAAACTGGTGAGTTAATTGTGATGGTAGGAAGTACGAAAGCACAATTTCAGCAATGGTCACCATTATTAAAAAATTTTAGTCCAGAACCGATTTATCTTGGTTTAGTGGGGACGGCAGCAGCAACTAAATTAGCTTTAAATCAATTAATTGCCAGTTTAACCAGTGCTTTTGCTTTGAGTTTAGGGTTAATAGAACGTCAAGGCGTAGATATAGAGCAATTTATGGCAATTTTACGTCAAAGTGCGCTTTATGCTCCTACTTTCGATAAAAAGTTGTCTCGCATGAGCGGTCGCAATTATAATAATCCTAATTTTCCTACCAAACATTTATTGAAAGATACTAATTTGTTTTTAACTCAGGCGCACAATTTGGGTTTAAATACGGATGGTTTGGAAGGAATCAGAAAAGTTATTCAAAAAGCAATGGAATTGGGTTTAGCTGAAGCTGATTATTCGGCTATTTATTCAGCAATTAATCCAGAATGATGATTGAGAACACCAAAAGATCACTTTCTGATTAAAATAAAAAACTATTGTCCTCTTGTTCACACAACTACATGGAAGTACAGTTTCGTGAATTTAATCCCTTCGATTTGTGGATTTGGTTGGAATTTGAAACTGCTCCCTCAATGATGGAGCAACAGTATATTGAAGAATTGTTTAACTCTTGGTTTTATTTAGGAAAATTGGGCGGTTTTAATGCGGAAAATCTTCAAGTACAAGATACTGGCGTAGAAATCAGTTATATGGAATACAACAATGAAGAAGCAGAAAATATGCTGATGTCGCCGATGCACAATATGAGTGAATTTGAATATCTAGGTACTTGGGGACGTTGTTGGTTTGATTTAGGTACGAGTGATTTAATTGCGATCGATATTTTAATCAATGCTCTTTATCAGCTTAGTAAAGAATACGTCAAAATCAATAAATTAGTTATTGGTGGCGAAAATGAAGATTGGCAAATAAACAGAAAAACTCAAACCATTTTTTCCGATAATTCTGATATTTAGAATTATTGTTGATTAAATTAGTGAAATTATTTGACTAACCCTGTCACGGACTAAATTGATTGGCTAATGCTAAAACGTTTATTTTTCGTTTTCAATCTTCCTCAGTGAACAGGGCTAGTTTATTTAACAGACTTTAACGGTTTTTCAAGAGAAAATTGGCTAATTAGGGCTTATTTTCAGGAAAAATCTCTCTAAATTCAAAAATTAACTCATCTAGCTCCTCTAAGGCTTGATTAACGTCAACTCTAATTGTTCCTAAATTCGGTTGTTCTAATAGCTTGAGTAATACTTCGCGTTTGCTTTCGATTTGAATGATTCGTGCTTTTAAAGTAGATTGATCCATAGGTTTGCTGATAAAGCTTTTTCTAGCTCTAGAATAAACAATATTGACTAAAATATGTAATCAAGTATTAATTCTAATGTTCCGTAAGATATCTTTGAGTTCTCTTGGTTTAACTGTGGGCAGTATTTTAACTGTAATTGGTTTTATTGCTTATGCCACTGGAAATGCTACTTTAAATTTAGCTGGTTTGTTTTATGGTGTTCCTATTTTACTAGGCGGTCTTGCGCTAAAAGCTGCTGAATTAAAACCAATACCCTATAGTGTTCCTACTTCTCCAGAAATCATCGCATTAAGAGAGCAACAGGCAACCCCTACTCAAAATCAGTTGCGTCAAGATGTAACTCGTTTTCGCTATGGACAAGAAGCTCATTTGGATGAATCTTTAGAAAAAATTGGTTTGAGTCCAACTGATGAAGAAAGACCAGAATTAATCGGGTTACGAGAAACAGCTACTGATGGAGTTTATACTTTAATTTTAGAATTTGCTTCGCCGTTTATTTCTTTAGAACAATGGCAAAATAAACAAGAAAAAATTGAAAAGTTTTTTGGCCCTAATATTAAAGCAAACATTACTCAGCCTGAAGAGCGAATGATTGATTTGGCTTTAATTAAACAAGATTAAATTTAAAACAATTTTAATGATTTATAGATGGGTTTGAAAAAAATTAAAAATTACATTTTTGAACCCATTTTTTATTAACTAATTAAGCAACTAACTCAAATAATCCCAAACAAATTAGTAAAAAACCACTAATAAATTCTAATTTTCGGCGAGATAAAATCGAGTTAATTAAGTCACCAAAAAGATTACCAAGACTAATCAAAATTATACTAGTTGCAGAACTAAAAAGACTGGTAAAAAACAAATCTAATTGAGCAATACCTGCACTGATACCAGTTCCCAAATTAGTAATCGTCAAAGCCATGCCAATTACTGCTGCTTCTTTTAAACTCACATCTTTGTTTGCTTCTGACTGCAAAAAATTGTTTGCTTGAGTCTTGCGATCGCCATTGGGTTGAAAAAATTTTATCAATGTTAAACAACCAATAATCATTAAAATTGACTATATAAAATAATATTGATAGTTTATCGCTCATCGACATATGGGTAAAAAATCACGACTCAAAAAAATGCGCAAAGAATCTGACTCTAGCGAAACTCAAAAGGTACAGCGCGATTCTACACAATTTGTTGAGCAATTAGAAAGGTTAGGTTATCGATTAAAACAAATCCAAAGATCTCCCGATGTACCTCAGCAAAACATCGAACCGAAAATATAAAGTCTAATTTGATTGGCTTGAGTGTAAAATAGCCCCAAACTTAGCTTTCGTGATAACCTGTTTCTAAATTTTCTGGATTAATAGGTGCAATTTGTTGTGATAATTTAATTTTAGTTTTATGACGACGTTTTACCTTAGCTTTACTAAGTAATTCAATTGCAGATAGAGGTAGAACTATCGGCCAAAAGAAAGGAGCGATTAGTAGAACTATCCACGATAAAAGATGATTGTTGGGAGTAGTATTGTCCTTTAAAAATAGTCCAAACCAAATACAAAAAACTATTAAGGCGATCGCTAGATACCAAACTAATATATTATTTAGCATTATTTTCGTTTACTTGTTCCGATAATTGGCGTATTTTGCAAAATTTATGAATAGATTTATCTTCTTTTTTTAATTAAATTATCAATAAGAACAACAAAAAAAACTTCAGTAAATTTACTGATTGAAAGCCTAACTATGCTTCAAACTAAAAGTTTTTACAAAAAAATACTTAATTGTAAATTACTATAACAGTGTTAGTTATTTTGTGAATAACCATAAAAAATCGATAGGTTTAAAAAGCTGATTTTTTATGATACACCACTATTTATTGCCTTATTATAAGCCTAATTTTTTTTAAATATTTTTGATTGATTTGATTGAAAATAAGCTAATCTCAGACCCCAAAATAATAGATGAGGTTCTAGCTTAGTTTTTGAGCCTATTTCTGGAATAATTATCTGTAAGTTTTTGAATAAATAGTGAGCATCGCCACCAGTAAAAATTACTGGAGTATCAGGAAATTGTTGCCACCAATCAGTCATAAAATTAACTATACCTGCCAAAATTGTATGTATAATTCCACTTTCAATGGCAGTTGTCGTATCTAAAGCCCAACGAGGTGGTAAGATTGGAGTTAATTCAACCTTTGGTAAAGCTGCGGTGTGTTGACCAAGAGCTTGAAATTGTAATCGTAAACCAGGTAAAATAGCTCCACCAACTAAACTGTGATTCCCATCTACGCCTGTAAAAGTTAAAGCCGTACCTGCATCAATTACTAAACAGGGAAAACCATAGGTATCTCCTGCACCCCAAACTGCTAAAGCGCGATCGATACCTAAACTACTATAGAGATTAGTTAGAGGAATATTTGATAAAGTAATAATCTGAACCTGTGAAGTGTCTTGCCACAATAAAGTTTGTTCGGGAACAACAGAAGCTATACATAAAGGTAGTTGGGATAAATTAACTGAAACAGAACTAACTGGTAAAACCTCTGGAGGAATCTTACGCCCGCGTATAGGCTGAGTTAAGTGCTGACTATCCCAAGCAAGTTGAAGTGCTTCCCCACGAAACCAAGCCCAATGTAACCTAGAGTTTCCAATAGCTAAAGCTATCCAATCTTGTTTGTTCTTGTCGTCGATCATTTGTTACTGATAATCTTGATTATCTTTCCAATCAGAAGCAATATCCCGTGTCACAATAAAAAAAATAAAAGAATATAACAAAGAGTAAAGGAGAGGGGAGATGGTAGCAACGTCTATACCAACCCAAAAGAGACTTAGTATTCAAACTGCCGAGGTTGCCCCTGAGACTATAACGATTCGTTCTTTAGATTGGGATCGCGATCGCTTTGATATTGAATTTGGCTTACAAAATGGTACAACTTATAATTCATATTTAATTCGTGGCGAGAAAATAGCTTTAGTTGATACTTCTCATGAAAAATTCCGTCAGTTATATTTAGATACCCTTACTGGTTTAATCGATCCTAAACAAATCGATTATTTGATTATCAGTCATACCGAACCCGATCATAGTGGTTTAGTTAAAGATTTTCTTCAATTGGCTCCTCAAGCCATTGTAGTAGGAGCAAAGGTAGCAATCAATTTTTTGGAAGATTTAGTTCACCAACCGTTTCAGAAACAGTTAGTTAAAAGCGGTGATACCCTAGATTTGGGTAAGGGTCACATCATTGAATTTGTAAACGCACCTAATTTACACTGGCCGGATACAATTTTTAGTTACGATCGCGGCACAGGGGTATTATTTACCTGCGATGCCTTTGGAATGCACTACTGTTCTGATGCCACCTTTGATGAAGACTTGGCAGCAATCGAACCAGACTACCGTTTTTATTATGAATGTTTAATGGCCCCCAATGCTCGTTCAGTCATCTCGGCGATGAAGCGGATGGACAAGCTAGGAGAAATTAATCTCGTTGCCAATGGTCACGGTCCTTTATTAAAACACAATTTAACCGAATTACTCAAACGTTATCGTGATTGGAGTCAGGCACAAGCCAAAGCCGAGAAAAACGTAGCTGTTTTCTATGTCTCCGACTATGGCTATAGCGATCGCTTGAGTCAGGCAATTGCTAGAGGTATTACTAAAACTGGCGTTGCTGTAGAAATGGTTGACTTGCGTTCCACAGAAAATACCGAAGTACAAGAAATTATCAATCGTACTTCAGCTATCGTCTTAGGAATGCCTCCATTATCGGGAAGTAATCTCAAAGAAATTACGGCAAATATTGGTACTATCCTCGCAGCAGCTAATGAAAAACAACTAGTTGGGATGTACGAATCCTATGGTGGTGACGATGAACCAATCGATCCGATTTTGACCAAATTCCGAGATGTGGGATTAAAACAAGCTTTTGCCTCAATTCGGATCAAAG includes these proteins:
- a CDS encoding phosphoglucose isomerase, whose product is MNTAELWQRYQDWLYYDEKLGFYLDVSRMSFDDAFVETMKPKFDKAFKDITAIEAGAIANPDEERMVGHYWLRDPNLAPTNELKQDIIDTKKSIIDFAHKIHNGEIAPPSGGKFTQILSIGIGGSALGPQFVAQALAPLDAPLKIYFIDNTDPEGIDRVLAVIGDRLDSTLVSIISKSGGTPETRNGMLEVKKVYEDHNLNFAAHAFAITGKGSQLENQAKSEGWLATFPMRDWVGGRTSELSAVGLVAAALQGINIQAMLDGAQAMDALTRKPDLKNNPAALLALSWYFAGNGRGEKDMVILPYKDSLLLFSRYLQQLIMESLGKEKDLNDNIVNQGIAVYGNKGSTDQHAYVQQLREGVNNFFLTFIEVLKDRNATSVEIEPGITSGDYLIGFLLGTRQALYEKQRDSITITIPEVNETTVGALIALYERAVSLYASLININAYHQPGVEAGKKAAASILSLQECVVEVLQKSQRALSLSELATQAEAPEQVETVYKIVRHLHANKRGITLTGNIGQPNSLKIAWQSH
- the mntP gene encoding manganese efflux pump MntP; its protein translation is MIIGCLTLIKFFQPNGDRKTQANNFLQSEANKDVSLKEAAVIGMALTITNLGTGISAGIAQLDLFFTSLFSSATSIILISLGNLFGDLINSILSRRKLEFISGFLLICLGLFELVA
- a CDS encoding 6-phosphogluconate dehydrogenase NAD-binding protein, which produces MKIGLLGTGLMGQPMALRLLKANLSVIAYNRTPSKLESLKQAGATIVNSPEAVIAACDCVILMLSDVAAIKQVLLSELSLPHLANRTVIQMGTIAPDESKSLQEAVIAAGGEYIEAPVLGSIPQVQTGELIVMVGSTKAQFQQWSPLLKNFSPEPIYLGLVGTAAATKLALNQLIASLTSAFALSLGLIERQGVDIEQFMAILRQSALYAPTFDKKLSRMSGRNYNNPNFPTKHLLKDTNLFLTQAHNLGLNTDGLEGIRKVIQKAMELGLAEADYSAIYSAINPE
- a CDS encoding putative transcriptional activator, Baf family; the encoded protein is MIDDKNKQDWIALAIGNSRLHWAWFRGEALQLAWDSQHLTQPIRGRKIPPEVLPVSSVSVNLSQLPLCIASVVPEQTLLWQDTSQVQIITLSNIPLTNLYSSLGIDRALAVWGAGDTYGFPCLVIDAGTALTFTGVDGNHSLVGGAILPGLRLQFQALGQHTAALPKVELTPILPPRWALDTTTAIESGIIHTILAGIVNFMTDWWQQFPDTPVIFTGGDAHYLFKNLQIIIPEIGSKTKLEPHLLFWGLRLAYFQSNQSKIFKKN
- a CDS encoding flavin reductase domain protein FMN-binding protein; this encodes MVATSIPTQKRLSIQTAEVAPETITIRSLDWDRDRFDIEFGLQNGTTYNSYLIRGEKIALVDTSHEKFRQLYLDTLTGLIDPKQIDYLIISHTEPDHSGLVKDFLQLAPQAIVVGAKVAINFLEDLVHQPFQKQLVKSGDTLDLGKGHIIEFVNAPNLHWPDTIFSYDRGTGVLFTCDAFGMHYCSDATFDEDLAAIEPDYRFYYECLMAPNARSVISAMKRMDKLGEINLVANGHGPLLKHNLTELLKRYRDWSQAQAKAEKNVAVFYVSDYGYSDRLSQAIARGITKTGVAVEMVDLRSTENTEVQEIINRTSAIVLGMPPLSGSNLKEITANIGTILAAANEKQLVGMYESYGGDDEPIDPILTKFRDVGLKQAFASIRIKETPNESIYQLCEESGTDLGQLLTRDKLVQQMKSIDHDLDKAMGRLSGGLYIITATKGNVSSAMLASWVTQASFEPPGLTIAVAKDRAIESLMQVGDRFVLNVLAEGKYQSLMKHFLKRFKPGADRFAGVNTQTAANGSPILTDALAYLECEVVSRMECSDHWVVYSKVDVGRVSDPESLTAVHHRKVGNHY